The Rosettibacter firmus genome contains the following window.
TCATACAATGAATTCAAACCACTTGATGGTAAATTTAGAAAAAATGTATTAATACAGGTAAAAAATGGTCCAATCGATTTTCAACCACGTGAACCATTTCATCCACTTTTTGGTGCAATGCCAGATACTCCATTAATGATGGAATTTCAAATTACTCAAGAATATCTTGGTCAGGGAACTCATCTTGTTTATCTCGCTCCACTTTTCAAAGAATGTCTTGATTCCGATACTTATTCGAAAGGACCTGGTTCTACTGTTGCAAAAATTATTGATGGTAGTTTAGAAAATCATTCAATCTCTGGAATTGCTGGAGTATCAAACATTGGAACCGATAGAAACTGGACAGGACATTTATTCGGTCAGGCAAACTGGTATGCATTTGGAAGATTAGCATGGGACCACAATTTATCTTCTGATGAAATTGCAGAAGAATGGATTCGAATGACAATTTCAAACGATAATGAAATTGTTTCAAAAATAAAATCAATTATGCTTAAATCACGAGAAGATTGTGTAAACTATATGACACCACTTGGTCTTCATCATATTATGGGATGGAATCATCACTATGGTCCAGCTCCCTGGATTAAAGATAAACATAGAGATGATTGGACTTCCGTTTATTATCATCGAGCAGATACAAACGGAATTGGTTTCGATAGAACAGCAACAGGAAGTAATGCTGTATCACAATATTTTCCTGAAGTTGCAGAAATATTCTCATCTGTTGAAAAATGTCCTGAAGAATATCTTTTATGGTTTCATCATCTACCATGGGATTACAAAATGAAATCTGGAAAAACATTATGGGAAGAAATTTGTTATCATTATTATAATGGAGTTGAAGGTGTAAAAGAGACAATTAAAATCTGGGATTCTCTAAAAAATAAAATTGATAATGAACAATATAACCATGTAAAGATGTTATTAAATATTCAATTAAAAGAAGCTATATGGTGGCGTGATGCATGTGTATTATATTTTCAAACATTTTCAAAAAGACCAATTCCAGATGAACTTGAGAAACCAGAAAAAAGTTTAGATTACTACATGAACTTAAATTTCCCTTATGCACCTGGAATTTAATTTGGAGAGTAAAAATGAAATACTGGCTAATGAAATCTGAACCTTCAGTTTTTTCAATAGATGATTTAGCAAAATCAAAAAATCAAACTACTTACTGGGATGGTGTTCGTAATTATCAAGCAAGAAATTACATGCGAGATGAAATGAAAGCAGGTGATAAAGTAATTTTTTATCACAGTAATTGCGAACAACCTTCTGCAGTTGGAATTTGTGAAGTTGTAAAAGAAGCATATCCAGATTTTACAGCTTTTGATCCTGAAAGTAAATATTACGATCCCAAAAGTAAAAAAGAAAATCCAACCTGGTTCATGGTGGATATAAAATTGATTAAAAAATTTAAAAATCCTGTACCGCTAACAGAAATTAAGAAAAACTCAAAATTAAAAAACATTAAACTTGTGCAGCGTGGGAATAGATTATCTGTTATGCCACTAAAAAAAGAAGAGTTTAACGAAATAGTAAGAATGGGAGAATAAAACTGGAGTACAATCTATCATAGTAAATTAAATAAATAATGTTGTTATTAATTTATAAATTCGCTTTTTGAATCTGTATTAAATACTAATCTTGTAATCAAAGTAGACAAAAAAATTTATTATACAGGTATTTTAACAATAAAGTTAGTACCCTTATTTATTTCACTTTCTACTTCAATTGTTCCATTTAATAAATCAACATATTTTTTCACAATTGTGAGTCCCAATCCTGTCCCCTGATATTCTCTTGTATAACCTTCGCTAACCTGCCTAAACTCATCAAATATGATTGAGAGTTTTTCTTTAGGTATTCCAATTCCAGTATCTTTAACTTTTAAGATCAAGCATTCATCTTTTATTTCGGCAATTATTTCAACAAAGCCTTCTTTAGTAAATTTAATTGCATTGTTAACAAGATTATACAATATACCCACTAATATTCTTTCATCTGTGTTTATAACTTCATTGTCAACATTAAAAGATTTTATAAGCTTTAAATTCTTCGTCTCAGCAGAAGGTAAGAAATTCCCATAAACTTCTTCCAGAATATCTCTAATGTTTATTGGAACAATATTAACTTCTGTTTGATCAAACTCAAGTTTTGTAATTGTTAAAATATTTGTAAGAGTTTCCAGCATTCGTTTTGAACTACGCAATATACCATCAGCCATTTCTTTAATACTTGTATCAGAAGTTGTTTCTTTTA
Protein-coding sequences here:
- a CDS encoding EVE domain-containing protein — protein: MKYWLMKSEPSVFSIDDLAKSKNQTTYWDGVRNYQARNYMRDEMKAGDKVIFYHSNCEQPSAVGICEVVKEAYPDFTAFDPESKYYDPKSKKENPTWFMVDIKLIKKFKNPVPLTEIKKNSKLKNIKLVQRGNRLSVMPLKKEEFNEIVRMGE
- a CDS encoding alpha-glucuronidase family glycosyl hydrolase, with translation MKKVYLFFFLTLFINTNIFSDDGYRLWLKYDKIKDKKILDSYTSQIKGWIVEGNSPTILVAKEELQKGLNGLLGKKIKELSQIKNNIIIAGVYSQSHYLKNINLSESLVEISNEGFVIKSIKIDSKNVIIITGKSDTGILYGIFHFLRLLQTNSNIKNINIVSSPKIKLRLLNHWDNLNRTVERGYAGFSIWDWHKLPDYISPQYKDYARANASIGINGTVLTNVNANAWVLTHQYLIKVAALANVFRPYGIKVYLTARFSAPIEIGNLKTADPLNEEVKQWWKNKVDEIYKLIPDFGGFLVKANSEGQPGPQNYGRTHVDGANMLAEALEPYGGVVMWRAFVYDSNIKEDRAKQSYNEFKPLDGKFRKNVLIQVKNGPIDFQPREPFHPLFGAMPDTPLMMEFQITQEYLGQGTHLVYLAPLFKECLDSDTYSKGPGSTVAKIIDGSLENHSISGIAGVSNIGTDRNWTGHLFGQANWYAFGRLAWDHNLSSDEIAEEWIRMTISNDNEIVSKIKSIMLKSREDCVNYMTPLGLHHIMGWNHHYGPAPWIKDKHRDDWTSVYYHRADTNGIGFDRTATGSNAVSQYFPEVAEIFSSVEKCPEEYLLWFHHLPWDYKMKSGKTLWEEICYHYYNGVEGVKETIKIWDSLKNKIDNEQYNHVKMLLNIQLKEAIWWRDACVLYFQTFSKRPIPDELEKPEKSLDYYMNLNFPYAPGI